Proteins from a genomic interval of Lolium perenne isolate Kyuss_39 chromosome 1, Kyuss_2.0, whole genome shotgun sequence:
- the LOC127343387 gene encoding uncharacterized protein: MAVYRDEVDEITKCFLGYEVKYIRRDDNTGADMLSKLGSGRKPIPPRIFLEHLRIPSVKGANPENPDVAVSPAKEVMVITPAWTKPYLEYLIDQKLSKDEVLARQIIRRAKSYTIIDGQLYKRSTTGIFQKCVSNEEGIAILREIHLGDCGHHAAPRSLIAKAFRQGFIWLTAKADDDKLVGTCCGCQYYATQPNVPA, from the coding sequence atggcggtctacagagacgaagttgatgagatcacgAAATGCTTCCTCGGGTACGAAGTCAAGTACATCAGAAGAGACGATAATACaggggcagatatgctatccaagctcggatccggtagAAAGCCAATTCCACCTAGAATTTTCTTGGAGCACTTGAGGATACCCTCCGTGAAGGGTGCTAATccggaaaacccagatgtggcagtgtctccggcaaaAGAAGTGATGGTTATCACTCCAGCTTGGACCAAGCCTTACCTGgaatacctcatcgatcagaagttgtcaAAGGACGAGgttctcgcacgacagatcatcaggcgAGCAAAGTCCTACACAATAatcgatggacagctctacaagagAAGCACAACTGGAATTTTCCAAAAGTGCGTCTCAAATGAAGAGGGCATTGCAATTCTTAGAGAGATTCACCTtggtgattgcgggcatcatgccgctcccaggtctCTCATTGCAAAAGCTTTCCGTCAAGGATTCATTTGGCTAACAGCAAAAGCTGACGATGATAAGTTAGTCGGAACCTGCTGTGGCTGCCAGTACTATGCTACACAGCCAAACGTACCAGcttaa